A genomic segment from Labrus bergylta chromosome 3, fLabBer1.1, whole genome shotgun sequence encodes:
- the garre1 gene encoding granule associated Rac and RHOG effector protein 1: protein MYCCSAQESKMDYKRRFLLGGSKQKVQQHQQYQMPELSRTLSASLASSCSASSPIGTGVVMPGSCHPPPSGATTAVADIQQGISKYLDALNVFCRASAFLTDLFSSVFRNSHYSKAAMQLKDVQEHVMEAASRLTAAIKPEIAKMLMELSAGAANFKDQNDFSLQDVEVLGRCFLTVMQVHFQFLSQALQKVQPVAQSCLAEALAQAQERCANARSQSSDLGPLTELEEASRSWKGAAQAMARLRERGRDGCLAGIQVQQLFCSNNTSIPEHQLKELNMKIDNALQAYKAALESLGHSEYALKAGFHFNPKAVEAALQSCCSEAEAQQAGRMQTTSQPIQCELPTIPVQIGSHFLKGVSFNESAADNLKLKTHTMLQLIKEALGQNGVTSREDSPVTEVLNQVCPSSWRGACKTAVQLLFAQAGLVVVDTAQIENKEAYAPQITLEGSKVLVQVPSTWCLKEDPATMSLLQRSLDPEKTLGLVDVLYTAVFDINKWKERREQALPTIQIQLQRESPDYGSQADLPPGTSSKTSGGLPKTISKLTSKFTKKVSSSSNSGGSYSIPSTPSRSMLTSSSSEEKAKSLSHSDGRIQSILQMGSLSCTPDSPQQSQLANGLVSDDQGMNLPTDQEMQDVIDFLSGFNMGKSQQASPLVMRRNSVASANPAELKPPSGPPPTSQSISHNALQPPAQTLPKPQPQPQPPPSVQKQQPQPQPQPPPPPPQQQQPQQQQPPPPPPQQPSPQALQYYQHLLQPISQQQPPPPQLPPQQSPPQVLPQQRVAAKWLSTSGQQPPPQGPPAGLSPLGPIGQWGSPGLPDLSSDLYSLGLVSTYMDSVMSEMLGQKPQGPRNNTWPNRDQSEGVFGVLGDTLPFDPAVGSDPEFARYVAGVSQAMQQKRQVQHIRRPSNPRSNWPMPDEQHRTWSHPEYYSEGDAVNSSWSANQGDSASSSDETSSANGDSLFSMFSGPDLVAAVKQRRKHSCGEPEVCTLPSPPLHHMNDDNQDSKTKTWPPKAPWQHSTHTHTHTHTNTMPNPSSSLYQMNIPPSSQWSDSMQMLQSPVWSTASDCSPSTGISPGFPSFTQQQQQQQQQQQQQHKPMTKGFKSFPLKHEHRPSYLHQY, encoded by the exons ATGTATTGTTGTAGTGCACAGGAAAGTAAAATGGACTACAAGCGTCGCTTTTTGCTCGGCGGGTCCAAGCAGAAAgtgcagcagcaccagcagtaCCAGATGCCTGAGCTGAGCCGGACGCTGAGCGCTTCCCTGGCCTCCTCTTGCTCAGCCTCTTCACCCATCGGCACTGGGGTGGTCATGCCTGGCAGCTGCCACCCACCTCCTTCTGGTGCCACCACCGCGGTTGCAGATATCCAGCAAGGCATCTCCAAATATTTGGATGCCCTCAACGTGTTCTGCCGGGCCAGCGCCTTCCTCACAGACCTGTTCAGCAGCGTGTTCAGGAACTCTCACTATTCCAAAGCAGCTATGCAACTGAAGGACGTGCAGGAACACGTCATGGAGGCGGCCAGCAGGCTGACTGCAGCAATAAAGCCTGAGATCGCTAAGATGCTGATGGAGCTGAGCGCCGGGGCCGCCAACTTCAAAGACCAGAACGACTTCAGCCTGCAGGATGTTGAG GTGCTGGGTCGGTGCTTCCTCACGGTGATGCAGGTCCATTTCCAGTTTCTGTCACAGGCTCTGCAGAAGGTCCAGCCCGTGGCCCAGTCCTGCCTGGCTGAGGCTCTCGCCCAGGCCCAGGAGCGCTGTGCCAACGCCCGCTCCCAAAGCTCTGATCTGGGGCCTCTCACAGAGCTGGAGGAAGCTTCCCGCTCATGGAAGGGTGCAGCTCAG GCCATGGCgaggctgagagagaggggTCGTGACGGCTGCCTGGCGGGCATCCAGGTTCAGCAGCTCTTCTGCTCCAACAACACCTCCATCCCCGAGCATCAGCTGAAGGAGCTCAACATGAAGATTGACAATGCTTTACAG GCCTACAAAGCAGCTCTGGAGAGCCTGGGCCATAGTGAATATGCGCTCAAGGCCGGCTTTCATTTTAACCCCAAAGCTGTGGAGGCAGCCTTACAG agctGCTGCAGTGAGGCAGAGGCCCAGCAGGCAGGCAGGATGCAGACCACCTCCCAGCCCATCCAGTGCGAGCTGCCCACCATCCCTGTACAGATCGGCTCACATTTCCTCAAAGGAGTTTCCTTCAACGAGTCAGCGGCTGATAACCTTAAACTGAAAACG cACACGATGCTGCAACTCATTAAGGAGGCGCTGGGCCAGAACGGAGTGACCTCCAGGGAGGACTCTCCTGTCACCGAGGTCCTCAACCAAGTCTGCCCATCCAGCTGGAGAGGAGCCTGCAAGACGGCCGTCCAGCTGCTGTTTGCCCAGGCTGGTCTG GTGGTTGTTGATACAGCTCAGATTGAGAATAAGGAGGCCTACGCTCCCCAGATCACTCTCGAGGGCTCTAAGGTGCTGGTCCAGGTTCCCTCTACATG GTGTCTGAAGGAGGACCCAGCCACTATGTCCTTGCTTCAGAGAAGTTTGGACCCGGAGAAAACCCTCGGTCTAGTAGACGTACTCTACACAGCAGTGTTTGACATCAACAAGTGGAAGGAGAGAAG AGAGCAGGCCCTACCCACTATTCAGATTCAGCTGCAGCGGGAGAGCCCAGACTATGGTAGCCAGGCAGACCTGCCCCCAGGCACCAGCTCCAAGACCTCCGGTGGACTGCCTAAAACAATATCCAAGCTGACTTCTAAGTTTACCAAGAAGGTCTCATCCAGCTCTAATAGTGGTGGTAGTTACTCCATCCCAAGCACCCCATCTCGCAGCATGCTAACAAGCAGCAGCTCTGAGGAAAAGGCCAAGAGCCTGAGTCATAGTGACGGGAGGATCCAGAGCATCCTGCAGATGGGCAGCCTGTCCTGCACCCCGGACTCTCCACAGCAAAGCCAGCTGGCCAACGGTTTAGTGTCAGACGATCAGGGGATGAACCTACCCACTGACCAGGAGATGCAGGACGTCATCGACTTTCTCTCAGGTTTCAACATGGGAAAATCCCAGCAGGCTTCGCCCCTGGTCATGAGGAGGAACTCTGTGGCGTCTGCAAACCCTGCCGAGCTGAAGCCCCCAAGTGGACCTCCACCGACTTCCCAATCTATCTCTCACAATGCCCTGCAGCCGCCGGCTCAGACTCTGCCCAAGCCCCAGCCCCAgcctcagcctccaccatcggtgCAGAAACAGCAGCCTCAGCCACAACCACAGCCGCCGCCGCCTCctccccaacaacaacagccccagcagcagcagccccctCCTCCGCCACCCCAGCAGCCCTCCCCACAGGCCCTGCAGTACTACCAGCACCTCCTGCAGCCTATTAGCCAGcaacagcctcctcctcctcagcttccTCCCCAGCAGTCCCCACCCCAGGTCCTCCCACAGCAAAGAGTGGCAGCCAAGTGGCTCAGCACCTCTGGGCAGCAGCCTCCGCCACAGGGGCCCCCCGCAGGGCTGTCACCCCTGGGTCCAATCGGGCAGTGGGGCTCTCCTGGACTGCCAGATCTTAGCTCGGATCTGTACAGTCTAGGTCTGGTCAGCACTTACATGGACAGCGTGATGTCAGAGATGCTGGGCCAGAAGCCGCAGGGGCCCCGCAACAACACGTGGCCCAACAGGGACCAGAGTGAAGGAGTGTTTGGAGTTCTGGGAGACACGCTGCCCTTTGACCCTGCAG TCGGCTCTGATCCGGAGTTTGCACGTTACGTCGCCGGCGTCAGTCAGGCCATGCAGCAGAAACGACAGGTGCAGCACATCCGTCGCCCAAGCAACCCACGCAGCAACTGGCCAATGCCTGATGAGCAGCACAGGACCTGGTCCCACCCAGAGTACTACAGTGAGGG GGATGCTGTTAACAGCAGCTGGTCAGCCAATCAGGGGGACTCGGCCAGTTCCAGCGACGAGACATCTTCAGCCAACGGCGACAGTCTGTTCTCCATGTTTTCTGGGCCTGACCTTGTAGCTGCAGTTAAACAAAGGAG aAAACACAGCTGTGGTGAGCCAGAGGTGTGCACTCTGCCCTCCCCACCACTCCATCACATGAACGATGATAACCAA GACAGCAAAACTAAAACCTGGCCTCCGAAAGCACCATGGCAGCACtccacccacacccacacccacacccacaccaaCACCATGCCTAATCCCAGCTCTTCCTTATACCAGATGAacatccctccctcctcccagTGGAGTGACTCCATGCAGATGCTGCAGTCTCCTGTTTGGTCCACTGCCAGCGACTGCTCCCCCTCCACCGGCATCTCCCCTGGCTTTCCCTCCTtcacccagcagcagcagcagcagcagcagcaacaacaacagcaacacaaaccCATGACCAAGGGCTTTAAATCCTTCCCCCTCAAACACGAGCACAGGCCCTCCTACCTTCACCAGTACTGA
- the ss18l2 gene encoding SS18-like protein 2 has protein sequence MSIVFVPKKLRGKAKINQETIQRLLDENDQLIRCISEYMQKGRAGECVQYQQILHRNIVYLATIADASPDTTPSSSSSTSSETPAPAADGHGMT, from the exons ATGTCTATTGTTTTCGTCCCAAAGAAACTTCGCGGAAAAGCGAAAATCAATCAAGAAACAATACAGAGG CTGCTGGATGAAAACGACCAGTTAATCAGGTGCATCAGTGAGTACATGCAGAAAGGACGAGCAGGGGAGTGTGTTCA ATACCAGCAGATCCTGCATCGAAACATCGTCTATCTGGCAACTATAGCTGATGCCAGCCCAGACACAACGCCCTCTTCTTCAAGT tctaCCTCCAGTGAAACCCCAGCACCTGCTGCGGATGGACATGGAATGACGTGA